The following coding sequences are from one Lolium rigidum isolate FL_2022 chromosome 6, APGP_CSIRO_Lrig_0.1, whole genome shotgun sequence window:
- the LOC124660354 gene encoding agamous-like MADS-box protein AGL29, with translation MVHPRGTPSTGRHRIEMALRVDKNSRQVTFSKRRSGLFKKCSELALLCGTHLAVIVFSEAGNVFALGSPSVDAVLRRYVPLPAGAPVPAAANDAGVDEDDDREALEKMCQAKEATAKQLASQIERMNLIGYKVIEAQGERRFWWEADVEALGEAELPEFARSLERLRDNVRRHADKLPRPAAALVPAQAPAMAAVAPAGDAASYYLAY, from the coding sequence ATGGTGCATCCGCGCGGCACACCGAGCACGGGCCGGCACCGCATCGAGATGGCCCTCAGGGTGGACAAGAACAGCCGCCAGGTCACCTTCTCCAAGCGCCGCTCCGGGCTCTTCAAGAAGTGCTCCGAGCTCGCCCTCCTCTGCGGCACCCACCTCGCCGTCATCGTCTTCTCCGAGGCCGGCAACGTGTtcgccctcggcagcccctccgtCGACGCCGTCCTGCGCCGCTACGTGCCCCTCCCCGCCGGCGCCCCTGTCCCTGCTGCCGCTAACGACGCCGGTGTTGATGAGGATGATGACCGTGAGGCGCTGGAAAAGATGTGCCAGGCGAAAGAGGCGACCGCGAAGCAGTTAGCGTCACAGATCGAGCGGATGAACTTGATCGGGTACAAGGTGATCGAGGCCCAGGGTGAGCGGAGGTTCTGGTGGGAGGCCGACGTGGAGGCGCTCGGGGAGGCAGAGCTGCCGGAGTTCGCCAGGTCGCTCGAGCGACTCAGGGACAACGTGCGCCGGCACGCCGACAAGCTGCCGCGGCCCGCCGCCGCGCTTGTACCAGCACAAGCACCTGCCATGGCAGCCGTCGCTCCCGCCGGGGATGCCGCTTCTTATTATTTGGCTTACTAG